GCACGTTTCCACATACGCCAGTAGCACATGCGAAGACGACGGCGCAGCCATTTGTCTATTGGTGGCCAGATCGTATAGATTTCACTCAGTCCGAAGTAGCCCATCCAGCCTTTGATGTATTGGCGGGTTTTATACATGCGATAGTCCATGCTCACGCTCCAGTTGCGATTACTCAACTCTTTGAGTTTGTATTTGAAGTCGGACAATGAGGATTCACTAACCTTGATCTTGCCCGCGTGGAAGCGGAAGCTCAAGTAGTTCAGCTCCTTTACAGGACGCACCGCGCTTTTCTCGCGATTGATCTCTAGCCCCAGTTTGTTCTCGACGAACTCACAGAGGCTAGCGAAGACACGATGTGCGGCACGTTCGCTTTTGAGCAGAACGACGAAGTCGTCCGCATAACGGACGAAACGATGTCCCCTCGCCTCTAGCTCTTTGTCCAGTGCATCGAGCACCAGGTTAGAAAGTAGAGGTGAAAGCGGGCCACCTTGCGGCATCCCCTCAACTGTTGCGTGATAGCTTCCGAGCTCGATGTAGCCCGCTTTCAAGTAGCGCTTAATCAAGCGCACGACAGGGCCATCCCCATCGAGACGCTCACGTAGTGCTTCCAACGCACGCGCTTGCGGGACTTTATCGAAGAACGACTTTAGATCGATATCCACCGACCACTTGAAGCCTTCACGGTTGCATGCTAGGATGCGGCGAACCGCATCATGCCCACGACAGTCCGGGCGGAAGCCGTAGCTGTTAGGGCTAAAGCTACTGTCCAAGATAGGACAGAGCACTTGATGGATCGCTTGTTGCACGATCCGGTCGAAGACAGTCGGAATGCCCAAAGGGCGCTTCTTTCCGTTCTTCTTTTCGATGTGAGTGCGGCGAACCGGACTCGGGCAGTAGTTCCCCAGATGCAGACGGCGCAGCAGGTCTTTGCGCCGTAGTCGATACCACAGCGTAAAATCTTCCAGACTCACTCCATCCACACCAGCGGCTCCGCCGTTGGCTTTGACGCGGCGATACGCCGTTTCGAGGTTCGTGCTACTGAAGATTGCCTCCAGTAGCTCGGGCTGCAACCGGCTGTATTGCCCTGGCTCCCCTTGCCCGCGCGCCGATCGGCGTTTATGGGTGGGTTCCAGAGGCAAGTCCGGCTGCCATACGTATTTCGGGCCTTCACCGCTTCGTGAGTCCGTCCTGCCTTCAGCAAGCTCATCTCCGCGGCTAATATGCCTTCTGCTGACTCCTCCATCGGTGATCACTCCGCCACCACTGGCGGCGCTGCTCGCCATCTCATGAGCAGATTGAAGCTCTGACAAGCCACTGTTGGAGGCCTCCCCGGATAAGTTGATACCCCTTCCCGACACAACTGCGTCATTTACGCTTCTGGTCTGACCTGTTGGGCTTCGCAATCCTGGGCTCACTCGCCCGCCGTTCGCGCCTCCTATGACGTTTTTGTGCATCAGCTCGTCGGTTTGATCCACACTGCTTCCACACGTAACCTCGCGATTACGCACTTGTGCTTCTCTAGTGATTGATTTGTTAT
The nucleotide sequence above comes from Coraliomargarita algicola. Encoded proteins:
- the ltrA gene encoding group II intron reverse transcriptase/maturase, giving the protein MASSAASGGGVITDGGVSRRHISRGDELAEGRTDSRSGEGPKYVWQPDLPLEPTHKRRSARGQGEPGQYSRLQPELLEAIFSSTNLETAYRRVKANGGAAGVDGVSLEDFTLWYRLRRKDLLRRLHLGNYCPSPVRRTHIEKKNGKKRPLGIPTVFDRIVQQAIHQVLCPILDSSFSPNSYGFRPDCRGHDAVRRILACNREGFKWSVDIDLKSFFDKVPQARALEALRERLDGDGPVVRLIKRYLKAGYIELGSYHATVEGMPQGGPLSPLLSNLVLDALDKELEARGHRFVRYADDFVVLLKSERAAHRVFASLCEFVENKLGLEINREKSAVRPVKELNYLSFRFHAGKIKVSESSLSDFKYKLKELSNRNWSVSMDYRMYKTRQYIKGWMGYFGLSEIYTIWPPIDKWLRRRLRMCYWRMWKRARRRYLNLRKLGTSAKNAGGFARTSKGYWRVALHLGRKTGMTDKWLASEGLIEIKQEWWNVKFLRITALKQTA